In Leptolyngbyaceae cyanobacterium, a single window of DNA contains:
- a CDS encoding M48 family metallopeptidase, producing the protein MSVKTSLIGLKADHFRHPLDLEATLALKQLPGFDMMVRNLLGPLAEQVFYLENIAASVLVGEKQLPHLYEMLIESCRVLDLEPPQLYVRQHPVPNAYTFAMRGKQPFVVVHTSLIDLLTPEEVQAVIAHELGHLKCDHGVYLTIANILILAAGQLPNLGGWIAQNLQAQMLQWVRCAEFTCDRAALLAIQDPKVVSSLLMKLAGGSPTLAPQLNLEAFLEQARAYDDISNSELGEMLKQAQTAGLTHPVPVLRAREIDRWASSKEYNSLLQNNGKSDYNSKASPKGGWRNW; encoded by the coding sequence ATGTCTGTAAAAACATCCCTAATCGGTCTGAAGGCAGACCATTTTCGTCACCCGTTGGATTTAGAAGCTACTCTGGCGCTCAAGCAGTTGCCAGGTTTTGATATGATGGTGCGGAATTTGCTCGGGCCGCTGGCTGAACAGGTTTTTTATTTGGAAAATATCGCAGCTAGCGTGCTGGTGGGTGAGAAGCAGTTGCCCCATCTGTACGAGATGTTGATCGAATCTTGTCGCGTGTTGGATTTAGAACCGCCGCAGTTGTACGTGCGCCAGCATCCGGTGCCGAATGCTTATACTTTTGCGATGCGGGGTAAGCAGCCGTTTGTGGTGGTGCATACTTCTCTGATCGATTTGCTGACGCCGGAGGAAGTTCAGGCGGTGATCGCCCATGAGTTGGGCCATTTGAAGTGCGATCACGGGGTTTATTTGACGATCGCGAATATTCTCATTTTGGCAGCGGGTCAATTGCCGAATTTGGGGGGCTGGATCGCCCAAAACCTGCAAGCGCAGATGTTGCAGTGGGTGCGCTGTGCTGAGTTTACTTGCGATCGCGCGGCATTGCTAGCGATTCAAGACCCGAAAGTAGTCAGTTCCCTGTTGATGAAGCTGGCAGGTGGGTCGCCGACTTTAGCGCCGCAGTTGAATCTGGAGGCGTTTTTAGAGCAGGCACGAGCTTATGATGATATTAGTAACAGCGAGTTAGGGGAAATGCTCAAGCAAGCCCAAACTGCTGGTTTGACTCATCCGGTACCGGTTTTGCGGGCGCGAGAGATCGATCGTTGGGCGAGCAGCAAAGAATATAATTCCCTCTTGCAAAATAATGGAAAGTCTGATTATAATAGTAAAGCTTCACCCAAGGGCGGGTGGCGAAACTGGTAG
- a CDS encoding transposase, which yields MGFKPRRSTAGVVLEFRRSVFPRRMIVLEFKAKGKTTQYAAIDEALRTAQFVRNKCLRYWMDHPGVGQKELYRHNTALRAEYPFVKALNSHACQVAVERAYTAIARFYDNCKKSVPGKKGYPQFKKNNRSVEYKTSGWSLSETRKQITFTDKKGIGKLKLKGTWDLNFYQIEQIKRVRLVRRADGYYVQFLVKADVKVEIKPTGKTVGLDVGIKEFYTDSNGHTEPNPKFYRTSEKRLKFYQRRVSRKIKGSTNRKKAINRLGRTHLKISRQREEHAKKLARCVIRSNDFVAYENLRVKNLVKNHCLAKSINDAGWYQFRKWLEYFGTKFGRVTVAVNPAYTSQQCSNCGAVVKKSLSMRTHACQCSFVLDRDWNAAINILNLALGTTGHVGTRILDPNASGDSTSTHVGEILCEQVGSVNEESLP from the coding sequence ATGGGTTTCAAGCCCCGCCGTTCGACGGCGGGTGTTGTGTTAGAATTTCGGCGTAGTGTTTTTCCACGTCGAATGATTGTTTTAGAGTTTAAAGCAAAAGGAAAAACAACTCAATACGCCGCCATAGATGAGGCTCTAAGAACGGCTCAATTTGTTCGCAATAAGTGTCTCCGTTACTGGATGGATCACCCAGGTGTAGGACAAAAAGAGCTATATCGTCACAATACGGCATTAAGAGCTGAGTATCCATTTGTGAAAGCTTTAAACTCTCATGCCTGCCAAGTCGCAGTTGAAAGGGCTTATACGGCAATTGCTCGGTTTTACGACAACTGTAAAAAATCAGTTCCAGGTAAAAAGGGGTATCCACAGTTTAAGAAAAATAACCGTTCAGTTGAATATAAAACCTCTGGATGGTCGCTGTCTGAAACGAGGAAACAAATCACTTTTACTGACAAAAAAGGGATTGGCAAGCTGAAACTCAAAGGAACGTGGGATTTAAACTTCTACCAAATAGAACAGATAAAGCGTGTGAGATTGGTTCGTCGTGCTGATGGCTACTATGTGCAGTTTTTAGTAAAAGCTGATGTCAAAGTAGAGATTAAACCGACTGGTAAAACTGTTGGATTGGATGTGGGAATTAAAGAGTTTTACACCGATAGCAACGGACATACAGAACCTAACCCTAAGTTTTATCGCACAAGTGAGAAACGATTGAAATTCTATCAACGCCGTGTTTCTCGTAAAATTAAAGGCTCTACTAATCGTAAGAAAGCCATTAACAGACTAGGCAGGACTCATCTGAAAATAAGTAGGCAACGTGAGGAACACGCCAAGAAACTGGCGCGTTGCGTAATCAGGTCTAACGACTTTGTAGCTTACGAAAATTTAAGAGTTAAGAATTTAGTGAAAAATCACTGTCTTGCCAAGTCGATTAATGATGCTGGTTGGTATCAGTTCAGAAAATGGTTAGAGTATTTCGGGACGAAGTTTGGTCGGGTAACTGTTGCGGTTAATCCTGCTTACACTTCACAGCAATGCTCTAATTGTGGTGCAGTAGTCAAAAAATCTTTGTCTATGAGAACCCATGCCTGTCAATGTAGTTTTGTGTTAGATAGAGATTGGAATGCGGCAATCAATATTCTGAATCTAGCCTTGGGTACTACGGGTCACGTAGGAACCCGGATCTTAGATCCGAACGCTTCAGGAGATTCGACCTCTACTCACGTTGGAGAAATCCTGTGTGAGCAAGTTGGGTCTGTGAATGAAGAATCACTGCCCTAA